From Aedes albopictus strain Foshan chromosome 1, AalbF5, whole genome shotgun sequence, one genomic window encodes:
- the LOC134289311 gene encoding uncharacterized protein LOC134289311 — protein sequence MESIRRRRDVLFERMKWELKNASVVEKRQPPAGEIQERLHKLSDLCEQFDKAQSEIEEQVDALVEINSIFNHRLELEEMYYEVKGRYIMLLGEHNPHGSNEGTIVEPADDLKEAIRLLLDSQRILMTSQAAASNTVSQLAGQVGSVSLSRPVADAQASGGQVPLEVRLPTIVLPVFKGDRKQWPSFKDLFESCIHSKNLKNSVKLQYLLSHLDGEAKKMVSSYAITDANYVEVWDRLNEFYGKKKYTVAALVKEFVDQPPVTAPTLVGLRKLTSTSDDVVRQLKALGQEYESRDPWLIHLLLEKLDRETRSLWAQMLVDEDNPSFQDFITFLERRCDALETCASFSKKGTDATTKKEQERKVDPNTKVGKQIQSFHANTQQACPQCTEAHTIYQCASFKRIPVVNRRELVQRAKLCFNCLKATHGVKNCTSPLVCKQCKQKHHSLLCTSDSSASDSGQPREEAAAKKQEAGEPKQADSVASYVADLKTSCSVNFLSLLPTAVVKVLGKNNVFHEVRAMVDSACMNSLISKQAFERLGLERRNANILVSGITDGKPSKTTGAVTLQISSRFDDRIVIVVNALILNHLVPDQPSHQFDVDVGALAEAPLADPTYNECGKIDLLLGIEAFFSILEPGKLYDGRGVPVAQNSVFGYLVGGHFNTARATDGRPILGLATTTTNLDQTLRKFWEVEEVPKSKQLTPDELRAVEHFHSTLSRTETGRYVVRLPFDRTKPELGESATAAIRRFKAMERKFSIDPELQQHYRQFMTEYEALGHMEKIPPSEVEVAPEKSFYLPHHGVWKVDSATTKLRVVFDASSKSASGVSLNDRLLVGPNVNESLFNVFTRWRTYRIAFCADVEKMYRQVLVAKEDADFQRVVWRNSPDQPLDHYRLLTVTYGTASAAYQAMAALQQAAEDNKDAHPLASERIPKNFYVDDLLSGADTIEEAKSLRNDIVQVLDTGGFALRKWSCSEPQLLESDAVQDEPVHMKLPQEDDSVKALGIRWSPQDDTFSFKLSFDIDSTNTKRQLLSDSSKFFDPFGWIAPVIIRMKILFQHLWLYDLGWDDPLPAFILEEWITLKETLHHIERIRIRRWIPHAGGKLQLHGFADASEAAYAAVVYARTVNQDGRVETNLVVAKTRVAPILQVSLPRLELMAAELLVDLMVKVQESFSHLEVELFAWSDSEIVLHWLTSLSRKWKTFVANRTSKILQHLPRNHWRHVSSKDNPADCASRGVTPLELLIHPLWWRGPGWLAQPEDEWPTQSVRSVMDDELLEQRTSVTCLHASATVCPSGGHETLTYLLNRYSNLSHIRRVLCWINRLRHNALVRKRGVARLEGPLTPKEIDNSCLQLARAAQSDCFQREIDCLVKNAPLPGNSKLKNLFPFVDADGTLRVGGRLQNSSQPYDVRHPIIIPKDHQYTKLLLSEVHLRNLHAGPTLMIATLNQRYWIVGCQTVVRGSVASCMRCCRLKGKTATQLMGSLPSVRTTPARPFVHCGVDYAGPILLRSSTLRSAKTIKGYVAVFVCLATKAVHLEAVSDLSTNAFLAALKRFCGRRGLCTEIWSDHGTNFVGADRSIREHLQSPEFNQAVSRYLADLKVKWTFITPSAPHMGGIWEAAVKSFKKHLRAVLGHATLTYEELSTVLTQIEACLNSRPLCQHDGETNMSPRFSLVTNGSPFNRTWIRGSWS from the coding sequence ATGGAATCGATTCGCAGACGCCGCGATGTGCTTTTCGAGCGCATGAAGTGGGAGCTGAAAAACGCGAGTGTGGTGGAAAAAAGACAGCCTCCTGCCGGTGAAATCCAGGAGCGCTTGCACAAACTTTCGGACCTTTGTGAACAATTTGATAAAGCGCAAAGTGAAATTGAGGAACAAGTTGATGCGCTCGTGGAAATCAACTCGATTTTCAACCATCGGTTGGAATTAGAGGAAATGTACTATGAAGTGAAAGGACGCTACATCATGCTCCTCGGTGAACATAACCCCCACGGAAGCAATGAAGGAACTATCGTCGAACCAGCGGATGATCTGAAGGAGGCAATCAGGTTGCTTCTGGATTCGCAGCGAATCCTGATGACGTCCCAGGCTGCAGCTTCGAACACGGTGTCGCAGTTGGCTGGCCAAGTCGGTTCCGTTAGCCTTTCCCGTCCGGTTGCTGACGCTCAGGCGTCCGGGGGCCAAGTTCCGCTGGAGGTACGGTTGCCAACGATTGTCCTGCCAGTCTTCAAAGGCGACCGGAAACAGTGGCCATCCTTCAAGGACCTCTTCGAAAGCTGCATCCATTCGAAGAATCTGAAAAACTCCGTGAAGCTCCAGTACCTGCTTTCCCATCTGGATGGGGAGGCGAAAAAGATGGTTAGCTCTTACGCTATCACCGACGCCAACTACGTGGAGGTATGGGACCGGCTCAACGAGTTCTACGGGAAGAAAAAGTACACTGTCGCGGCCCTCGTCAAGGAGTTTGTGGACCAGCCGCCAGTTACTGCGCCAACCCTCGTCGGACTCCGCAAGCTTACCTCAACCTCGGATGATGTAGTGCGGCAGCTCAAGGCCCTAGGACAGGAATACGAATCTCGTGACCCGTGGCTGATTCATTTGCTCCTCGAGAAACTCGACCGAGAAACCCGATCGCTGTGGGCCCAAATGCTGGTCGATGAGGACAATCCCAGCTTCCAAGATTTCATCACCTTCCTCGAGCGAAGATGCGATGCCTTGGAAACCTGCGCGTCCTTTTCCAAGAAGGGGACCgatgccacaacgaagaaggagcAGGAGCGGAAAGTGGATCCGAACACGAAGGTGGGTAAACAAATCCAAAGCTTCCATGCAAACACCCAGCAAGCTTGCCCGCAGTGCACAGAGGCTCACACGATATACCAGTGTGCCAGCTTCAAGAGGATACCGGTGGTCAATCGACGGGAACTCGTTCAGCGAGCCAAGCTCTGCTTCAATTGCTTGAAAGCGACCCACGGCGTGAAGAACTGCACATCCCCACTGGTGTGCAAACAGTGCAAACAAAAACATCACTCGCTGCTTTGCACAAGTGACAGCTCTGCCTCCGACTCAGGCCAGCCCCGGGAAGAAGCAGCTGCGAAGAAGCAAGAAGCAGGAGAACCAAAACAAGCGGATTCGGTGGCATCGTATGTCGCGGATCTCAAGACCAGCTGTTCAGTGAACTTCTTAAGTTTGCTGCCTACGGCTGTCGTCAAGGTGTTGGGGAAGAACAACGTCTTCCACGAAGTACGGGCAATGGTCGATTCCGCCTGTATGAACTCGCTCATCAGCAAGCAAGCCTTCGAACGTCTTGGCCTGGAAAGGCGCAACGCCAACATTCTCGTGAGCGGTATCACCGACGGGAAACCCAGCAAGACAACAGGAGCGGTCACACTGCAAATCTCATCGCGATTCGACGATCGTATCGTCATCGTGGTGAATGCGCTAATCCTGAATCACCTGGTTCCGGACCAACCGAGTCACCAGTTTGACGTCGACGTTGGTGCCCTGGCCGAGGCGCCTCTCGCAGATCCAACCTACAACGAATGTGGTAAGATCGACCTTTTGTTGGGAATAGAAGCTTTCTTTTCCATTCTAGAACCGGGCAAGCTCTACGACGGTCGAGGCGTACCAGTTGCGCAGAATTCCGTCTTCGGCTACCTGGTTGGTGGCCACTTCAACACAGCACGTGCCACCGATGGTCGTCCGATACTGGGactcgcgacgacgacgacgaatctGGATCAAACGCTCCGGAAATTCTGGGAAGTGGAGGAGGTGCCTAAATCCAAGCAGCTTACCCCGGACGAGCTGCGCGCTGTCGAGCACTTCCACTCCACCCTTTCTCGGACTGAAACAGGGCGATACGTGGTTCGCCTACCCTTCGACCGTACCAAGCCAGAACTGGGCGAATCGGCTACCGCTGCCATCCGGCGGTTCAAGGCAATGGAAAGGAAGTTCAGCATCGATCCAGAACTACAACAGCACTACCGACAGTTCATGACTGAGTATGAGGCTCTCGGTCACATGGAGAAAATTCCGCCAAGCGAGGTGGAAGTCGCACCGGAGAAGTCGTTCTATCTTCCGCATCACGGCGTGTGGAAGGTGGACAGCGCAACGACGAAGCTTCGCGTCGTTTTCGACGCCTCGAGCAAGAGTGCTTCCGGGGTGTCGTTGAATGATCGCCTGCTAGTGGGACCGAACGTGAACGAATCTCTCTTCAACGTGTTCACCCGCTGGCGCACCTACAGGATTGCTTTCTGCGCCGACGTCGAAAAGATGTATCGGCAAGTTCTTGTCGCCAAAGAAGATGCCGATTTCCAGCGAGTAGTGTGGCGCAATTCTCCCGACCAACCTTTGGACCATTACCGCTTGCTGACCGTTACGTACGGTACCGCGAGCGCGGCGTATCAAGCTATGGCGGCCTTGCAACAGGCTGCTGAAGACAACAAGGACGCACATCCGCTGGCATCCGAGCGGattccgaaaaatttctacgTGGATGATCTGCTCTCGGGGGCGGATACCATCGAAGAAGCCAAATCTCTCCGCAACGACATCGTTCAAGTTTTGGATACCGGTGGCTTTGCTCTTCGCAAGTGGAGCTGCAGCGAACCGCAACTGTTAGAAAGCGATGCGGTACAAGATGAACCGGTCCACATGAAGCTGCCGCAGGAAGATGATTCCGTCAAGGCGTTGGGGATCAGATGGTCACCTCAAGATGACACGTTCAGCTTCAAACTCTCGTTCGACATCGACAGCACAAACACCAAACGTCAACTGCTGTCCGATTCTTCAAAGTTCTTCGATCCATTCGGCTGGATCGCGCCGGTGATCATCCGAATGAAAATACTGTTCCAACACCTGTGGCTCTACGACCTGGGCTGGGACGATCCACTTCCCGCATTCATCCTGGAGGAGTGGATTACCTTGAAGGAGACCCTGCACCACATCGAAAGAATTCGAATTAGAAGATGGATTCCGCACGCCGGAGGGAAGCTCCAACTACATGGTTTTGCCGACGCTTCTGAAGCCGCGTACGCAGCCGTCGTGTACGCACGCACCGTTAACCAGGATGGAAGGGTTGAAACGAATCTGGTGGTGGCCAAAACCAGGGTGGCTCCCATTCTCCAGGTGTCGCTGCCCCGTCTGGAACTCATGGCGGCGGAGCTACTCGTCGATCTGATGGTCAAGGTACAGGAGTCGTTCTCGCATCTGGAGGTCGAACTATTTGCGTGGAGCGATTCTGAAATTGTTCTTCACTGGCTCACCTCGCTATCAAGAAAGTGGAAAACTTTTGTGGCCAACCGCACCTCCAAGATTTTGCAGCATCTTCCCAGGAACCACTGGCGTCACGTGTCATCAAAGGACAATCCGGCCGACTGCGCCTCGCGCGGTGTCACGCCCTTGGAACTACTGATACATCCGCTGTGGTGGAGGGGCCCCGGTTGGCTCGCACAACCAGAAGACGAATGGCCTACTCAATCGGTTCGTTCAGTCATGGACGACGAGCTTCTTGAACAGCGAACGTCGGTGACCTGCTTGCACGCTAGTGCTACGGTGTGTCCCAGCGGTGGCCACGAAACACTGACGTACCTCCTCAACCGATACTCAAATTTGTCCCATATTCGGCGCGTGTTGTGCTGGATCAATCGCCTACGACACAACGCTTTGGTCCGTAAACGTGGTGTGGCCCGACTTGAAGGACCGCTCACACCGAAGGAAATCGACAACTCCTGTTTGCAGCTGGCACGAGCAGCGCAAAGCGACTGCTTCCAAAGGGAAATCGATTGTCTGGTCAAGAACGCTCCTCTTCCAGGCAACAGCAAGCTGAAGAACCTCTTTCCTTTCGTCGACGCTGATGGCACTCTACGGGTTGGTGGTCGCCTCCAGAACTCAAGCCAACCATACGACGTTCGCCATCCAATCATCATACCGAAGGATCACCAATACACCAAGTTGCTTCTGTCAGAAGTACATCTTCGTAACCTACACGCAGGGCCAACTCTGATGATTGCGACACTCAACCAGCGATATTGGATAGTCGGCTGCCAGACGGTGGTGCGTGGCTCTGTGGCGAGCTGCATGCGCTGCTGTCGGTTGAAAGGAAAAACAGCCACTCAACTAATGGGAAGCCTGCCATCAGTCCGCACAACTCCAGCGCGTCCTTTCGTGCACTGCGGCGTGGACTACGCGGGCCCAATCCTTCTGCGCTCATCAACCCTACGATCGGCGAAGACAATAAAGGGCTACGTTGCTGTCTTTGTCTGCCTTGCAACAAAGGCAGTACACCTTGAGGCAGTGTCTGATCTGTCCACGAATGCTTTCTTGGCAGCCCTAAAGCGCTTCTGTGGTCGTCGTGGTCTCTGCACCGAAATTTGGTCTGACCATGGCACGAACTTCGTGGGTGCCGACCGAAGTATCCGCGAACATCTGCAATCGCCGGAGTTCAACCAAGCTGTTAGCCGCTACCTAGCGGACCTGAAAGTGAAGTGGACGTTCATCACTCCATCCGCTCCTCACATGGGAGGAATTTGGGAGGCGGCCGTGAAAAGTTTCAAGAAGCATCTCCGGGCCGTCCTTGGGCATGCGACGCTAACGTACGAGGAGCTTTCAACCGTCTTGACGCAAATCGAGGCGTGCTTGAATTCGCGTCCCTTGTGCCAGCACGATGGAGAAACGAATATGTCGCCACGCTTCAGCCTCGTAACAAATGGCAGTCCGTTCAACAGAACTTGGATTCGGGGCAGTTGGTCCTGA
- the LOC134289315 gene encoding uncharacterized protein LOC134289315, with the protein MSDPGMDAAKKTKGKQQKSPPSIRSVNKEPPKDPSKQTQNKASKSDIVASSTSKPLNPPKSNPQATISAEKSCALCENPVNERMVQCNTCDVWHHFSCVGVSEDIKGYNWTCLKCDTAKAVKGAIPRKMMTRAAAAKGAKKANRKEGQTDGVNEQTKEADELAGAVRGSAPSLKVSRAGSVVSAASRKSAKARLDVELQQIKAEEELMREEMQRKRELAKKKFEVLKEMADLEGSVGSVVDQPNAVNKVEHWLKHHNELREKDKLSLHKVDDCEDDVEAESSTEHSTSDSGSDSEEEVSSDEEIEHEASEKEMQCGGESKRRKHHRPKQTVRRKTLEGKSNKRSETGRPQSLRSDRRLSRDELAARQVVPRELPKFSGNPEEWPMFLSTYEDTTAMCGYTEAENMIRLRNCLKGDAFNAVRSFLMRPETVERAVSALKLRYGRPETIIEFLKEKIMAMPIIRPDAMDKLVDFALEVQNLCATIETCGEKQYMCDTTLLKEFEKKLPPQIRLDWARYKRQLRKVKLSKFSRWIYNLAEDVNVVFEPQYRGSKTQEFRAVRKEKYVNTHAEVPVKERSQPARTTQQSAIVGSGDNKPCPACKGDCKCLAKCKRFLELSYESKWATVRGFNFCRKCLRQHKGGCNSGECGKNGCTFKHHVLLHKDFAAPATTSKDTSNVGGSPKQNEERNVNTHRSDTGPGSFRYLPVTLFGDGVQVSCHAFLDDGSELTLIDQQLAEDLKLFGTVLPLCLKWTGGTHRYESDSQSIDVEISGKDGRRTLLQGVRTVEELQLPFQSLDMGLLAEKHGYLRGLPVDSYCNIRPRILIGLKHANLMLVRKSREGKMGEPIAVKTNLGWTVYGGWTSQNSSSTASHTYHICSCNEQSLTHLNQMVKNYISIDSLAVQPKAFGRLSKEDERAMALLESRTHFNGERYETGLLWRSDKIRLPDNKVVAIRRWRCLEKRMEKDTELASILHEKIAEYRSKNYIRKLASEELSTKHEREWYLPIFPVYNPNKPGKVRIVWDAAAQAFGISLNSALLTGPDQLASLVGIMYQFREHRIGVCADIREMFHQVGIVPEDQHCQRFLWRDRDKQGEPDTYVMQVMTFGASCSPAAAQFVKNRNAERFEEEHPAAVMIIKKRHYVDDMVFSVETESEAVTLAESVRFIHMQGGFEIRNWISNSPLVLSSMNGGESSEKDLNISAELSSQKILGMWWDTKDDVFKYKICWTRFDTALLDGSRCPTKREILRTLMTIYDPLGLIDHFLVLLKILLQEVWRANVDWDEQIPDNLFEKWRDWLRLLPELEKLRIPRCYRQVVSSLEAASIEMHVFVDASESAMSAVVFLRLVEGDQVECSLIAGKTRVAPLKYTSIPRLELQAAVLGCRLAKSVTENLTMNVSTCTYWTDSRNVLCWLRADHKRYSAFVGSRISEIQESTDVREWRWVLTRSNVADDGTRWRDRPDLSADSRWFKGPEFLMQAEEDWPTLPLRSLSTDEEIRPSVLLHFKVPEPAIDVGRYSSWRRLLAVTGYVLRFCSNLQRRRSKESITIGPLTSEELRGAEEYHYRQAQRDVYPDEVAALEAKEDTAKRISKASPLYKLSPFVDDFGVMRMKGRTTVCAYLHSDAKNPVILPPKHPVTTLVLIHYHEKYLHRNYEIAVNEVRQKYSIFRLRQALAAIRRNCQWCKNRDALPQPPEMADLPAARLSAYTRPFAHVGVDYFGPIEVTVGRRVEKRWGVLLTCLTVRAVHIEVAHSLTTSSCIMALRNFTARRGIPVSYYSDRGTNFVGANRELQEALEAVDQNQLMREFVTSSTAWHFNPPASPHMGGSWERLIQSVKRNLIEVLHARRPSDEELRNALTEIEGVLNARPLTHVPIDDEAAPALTPNHFLLGSSDGSKPLSLVDADTAALRRGHPTSQWLANLFWKRWVRDYLPDITRRTKWHEQVKPLQVGDVVVIVDHEHPRNCWPKGRVIGVTTSGGQTRKATVQTVGGIYERPTVKLAVLDVRRAEE; encoded by the coding sequence ATGTCGGATCCAGGTATGGATGCTGCGAAGAAGACCAAAGGTAAGCAGCAAAAGTCTCCTCCTAGTATAAGGTCAGTTAATAAAGAACCCCCCAAAGACCCGTCTAAACAGACCCAGAACAAAGCCTCAAAAAGCGACATCGTCGCCAGTTCGACCTCTAAACCTCTAAATCCCCCTAAATCAAACCCTCAAGCCACCATTTCGGCTGAAAAGAGTTGTGCGTTATGCGAAAACCCGGTCAATGAGCGTATGGTGCAATGCAATACATGTGACGTGTGGCACCATTTCTCGTGCGTGGGTGTTTCCGAGGATATCAAGGGCTACAATTGGACCTGCTTGAAATGCGATACCGCGAAGGCAGTCAAAGGTGCGATTCCACGGAAGATGATGAcgcgagctgcagctgcaaaaggTGCAAAGAAGGCGAATCGGAAGGAGGGGCAGACAGATGGAGTGAACGAGCAGACGAAAGAGGCCGATGAGCTAGCCGGTGCAGTCAGAGGGTCAGCTCCTAGCTTGAAAGTGAGCCGGGCCGGTTCCGTAGTTTCAGCAGCATCACGAAAGTCGGCAAAAGCTCGTTTGGACGTGGAACTGCAGCAGATCAAAGCTGAGGAGGAGTTGATGCGAGAAGAAATGCAACGCAAGCGAGAATTGGCGAAGAAGAAGTTTGAAGTTCTGAAGGAGATGGCTGACTTGGAAGGTAGTGTCGGATCTGTCGTCGATCAGCCGAACGCGGTCAATAAGGTGGAACACTGGCTGAAGCATCATAACGAACTCCGTGAAAAGGACAAGCTGTCGTTGCACAAGGTGGATGATTGCGAAGACGATGTGGAAGCAGAATCTTCAACCGAACATTCAACGTCTGATAGCGGATCGGACAGCGAGGAAGAAGTGTCGTCTGACGAAGAGATTGAACATGAAGCCAGTGAAAAGGAAATGCAATGCGGCGGAGAGTCTAAACGGCGAAAACATCATCGTCCGAAGCAGACCGTGCGCCGGAAAACCCTGGAgggtaaaagcaacaaacgatcCGAAACAGGGCGGCCACAATCGTTGCGGAGTGATAGAAGACTGTCCAGGGATGAGCTAGCAGCCCGTCAAGTCGTTCCACGCGAGCTGCCGAAATTTAGTGGAAATCCGGAAGAATGGCCAATGTTCTTGTCCACTTATGAGGATACTACGGCCATGTGTGGATACACGGAAGCGGAAAACATGATTCGTCTGAGGAATTGTTTGAAGGGAGACGCGTTCAATGCTGTACGAAGTTTCTTGATGCGGCCTGAAACTGTGGAAAGGGCTGTAAGTGCGTTAAAGTTGCGGTACGGTAGACCAGAGACAATCATCGAGTTTTTAAAGGAGAAAATCATGGCGATGCCGATCATCCGACCGGACGCGATGGACAAGCTGGTCGACTTTGCATTGGAGGTGCAAAACCTTTGCGCCACAATCGAAACTTGCGGAGAGAAGCAGTACATGTGTGATACAACTCTGCTGAAGGAGTTCGAGAAGAAGTTGCCGCCGCAAATCAGACTAGATTGGGCGCGATACAAAAGGCAGTTGCGCAAAGTGAAGCTTTCGAAGTTTAGCCGGTGGATATACAACCTAGCAGAGGACGTGAACGTGGTTTTCGAGCCGCAGTACCGTGGAAGCAAGACGCAGGAGTTCAGAGCAGTTCGTAAGGAGAAATACGTTAACACTCACGCAGAAGTTCCAGTCAAGGAAAGAAGTCAGCCAGCTCGGACAACGCAGCAGTCAGCAATCGTAGGAAGCGGAGATAACAAACCCTGTCCGGCCTGCAAAGGCGATTGCAAATGCCTGGCGAAATGCAAGAGGTTCCTGGAGTTGTCTTATGAGTCGAAATGGGCGACCGTTCGTGGTTTCAATTTCTGCCGCAAGTGTCTTCGGCAGCACAAAGGTGGCTGTAATTCTGGAGAATGTGGGAAGAACGGTTGCACCTTCAAGCATCACGTATTGCTTCACAAGGATTTCGCTGCACCCGCTACAACCAGCAAAGACACGTCCAACGTAGGCGGATCTCCAAAGCAGAATGAAGAACGCAATGTCAACACGCATCGATCGGATACGGGTCCAGGTTCGTTTCGCTATTTGCCGGTGACTCTGTTTGGCGACGGAGTGCAAGTCAGCTGTCACGCCTTCTTAGACGACGGATCGGAGTTAACTCTCATCGATCAGCAGCTTGCGGAGgacctgaagctctttggaacggTTCTTCCCCTCTGTCTGAAATGGACGGGAGGAACGCATCGCTACGAGTCCGACTCTCAGAGCATCGACGTTGAAATTAGCGGAAAGGATGGAAGGCGAACGCTGCTTCAGGGTGTAAGAACGGTAGAGGAGCTACAATTACCCTTCCAGTCCCTGGACATGGGCCTACTAGCGGAGAAACATGGATATCTACGTGGTTTACCCGTGGACTCGTACTGTAACATCCGTCCACGGATACTGATTGGGCTGAAACATGCAAACCTCATGCTGGTGCGGAAGAGTCGTGAGGGCAAGATGGGCGAGCCAATCGCTGTCAAAACCAATTTGGGATGGACTGTATATGGAGGCTGGACATCTCAGAACTCTTCGAGTACGGCCAGTCATACGTACCACATCTGCTCGTGCAACGAACAAAGCCTGACGCATCTAAATCAAATGGTCAAAAATTACATTTCCATCGACAGTTTAGCAGTACAGCCAAAAGCCTTTGGAAGGCTTTCCAAAGAAGATGAACGCGCTATGGCTCTTTTGGAATCCCGCACACATTTCAACGGAGAACGCTACGAAACGGGCTTGTTGTGGCGCTCTGATAAAATTCGACTTCCGGACAACAAGGTAGTTGCAATCCGTCGTTGGCGGTGCTTGGAGAAGCGCATGGAGAAGGACACGGAGTTGGCGAGCATCCTGCACGAAAAGATTGCGGAGTACCGATCGAAAAACTACATTCGCAAGCTTGCATCGGAGGAGCTGTCAACCAAGCATGAGCGGGAATGGTATTTGCCCATATTTCCAGTTTACAACCCGAACAAGCCAGGAAAGGTCCGGATTGTATGGGACGCCGCTGCCCAAGCATTCGGCATTTCTTTGAATTCGGCGCTTCTTACCGGTCCAGATCAGTTGGCGTCACTTGTGGGCATCATGTACCAGTTCCGTGAACATCGAATAGGCGTATGTGCCGACATCCGCGAGATGTTCCACCAGGTCGGAATCGTTCCTGAAGACCAGCATTGCCAACGTTTCCTGTGGCGTGACCGCGACAAACAAGGTGAACCGGACACGTACGTCATGCAGGTAATGACTTTCGGCGCGAGCTGTTCTCCTGCCGCAGCTCAATTTGTGAAAAACAGAAACGCCGAAAGGTTTGAAGAAGAACATCCAGCAGCGGTGATGATCATCAAAAAACGGCATTACGTGGATGACATGGTGTTTAGCGTTGAAACAGAGTCGGAAGCAGTCACGCTCGCTGAGTCTGTGCGTTTTATCCACATGCAAGGCGGATTTGAAATCCGCAATTGGATTTCCAACTCTCCGTTAGTTCTTTCTTCAATGAATGGAGGCGAGTCGTCAGAAAAGGACTTGAACATATCAGCCGAGTTGTCGAGTCAGAAAATCCTCGGTATGTGGTGGGATACGAAGGACGATGTGTTCAAATACAAAATCTGCTGGACGAGATTTGATACGGCGCTGCTTGATGGAAGTCGTTGCCCTACTAAACGGGAGATTCTTCGAACGCTGATGACCATTTACGACCCTCTAGGTCTCATCGACCACTTCCTGGTCCTGctaaagatattgcttcaggaggtGTGGCGTGCTAATGTAGATTGGGACGAACAAATTCCTGATAACCTATTCGAGAAGTGGCGTGACTGGTTGCGGTTGCTGCCGGAGCTAGAGAAACTACGGATTCCTAGGTGTTACCGGCAAGTAGTCTCGTCGTTAGAAGCTGCTTCCATCGAAATGCACGTATTCGTTGATGCAAGCGAAAGTGCGATGTCAGCAGTTGTGTTCTTGAGACTCGTAGAAGGAGATCAAGTTGAATGCTCGCTGATTGCTGGGAAAACTCGCGTCGCACCGTTGAAGTACACCTCCATCCCACGGCTGGAACTACAAGCTGCAGTTCTTGGTTGTAGATTGGCGAAAAGCGTTACCGAGAACCTGACGATGAACGTCTCAACGTGTACGTATTGGACTGACTCCCGAAACGTCCTATGTTGGTTAAGAGCCGACCATAAGCGGTATAGCGCCTTCGTCGGATCGAGGATCAGCGAAATTCAAGAGTCGACAGATGTCCGAGAATGGAGATGGGTTCTGACTCGATCCAACGTTGCTGATGATGGGACCAGGTGGCGAGACCGACCCGATTTGTCAGCGGATAGCAGGTGGTTTAAAGGTCCTGAGTTCCTGATGCAAGCAGAAGAAGACTGGCCTACACTTCCGCTGAGATCGCTTTCGACGGATGAAGAGATAAGACCCAGCGTGTTGCTCCACTTCAAAGTTCCTGAACCGGCAATCGATGTAGGAAGATATTCAAGTTGGCGACGATTACTAGCGGTGACGGGCTATGTtcttcgattttgctcaaatcttCAGCGCAGACGTAGCAAGGAGTCAATCACCATTGGACCGTTGACCAGCGAAGAACTGCGAGGAGCGGAAGAATACCATTACCGGCAAGCGCAACGAGATGTGTATCCGGACGAAGTCGCAGCATTGGAAGCAAAAGAAGATACAGCCAAGCGTATTTCAAAGGCGAGCCCACTCTATAAGTTAAGCCCATTCGTTGACGATTTTGGCGTAATGAGGATGAAGGGCAGAACTACAGTGTGTGCGTATCTGCACAGTGACGCAAAGAATCCGGTTATTCTACCACCAAAACACCCAGTAACAACACTAGTCTTGATACATTACCACGAGAAGTACCTGCACCGTAACTACGAAATTGCAGTTAACGAAGTTCGCCAGAAGTACAGCATCTTTCGCTTAAGACAAGCCCTCGCTGCGATCCGTAGAAACTGTCAGTGGTGCAAAAATCGAGACGCTCTGCCTCAACCACCGGAAATGGCAGATCTTCCTGCGGCCAGACTGTCTGCGTACACGAGGCCATTCGCACACGTAGGGGTGGATTATTTTGGTCCGATTGAGGTAACGGTAGGTCGAAGGGTCGAGAAAAGATGGGGGGTTCTACTGACTTGTCTGACGGTAAGAGCCGTCCATATCGAGGTAGCTCACTCCTTGACAACAAGTTCCTGCATAATGGCTTTGAGGAACTTCACGGCGCGAAGAGGTATACCTGTCAGCTACTATAGTGACAGAGGTACGAATTTTGTGGGCGCAAACCGGGAGCTTCAGGAAGCACTTGAAGCGGTTGACCAAAATCAGCTGATGCGAGAGTTCGTAACCTCATCTACTGCGTGGCACTTCAACCCGCCGGCCTCGCCCCATATGGGAGGCAGTTGGGAGAGGCTCATACAATCGGTTAAGCGGAACCTGATCGAAGTTCTACATGCCCGGCGACCTTCCGATGAAGAACTGCGAAACGCGTTGACGGAAATAGAAGGAGTTCTGAATGCGCGCCCTCTTACTCACGTGCCAATTGATGACGAGGCGGCACCAGCATTAACACCCAATCACTTTCTGTTGGGATCATCCGACGGTTCAAAACCGTTGTCCCTGGTTGATGCAGATACTGCGGCATTGCGGAGAGGTCATCCGACTTCCCAGTGGTTGGCAAATCTCTTCTGGAAACGCTGGGTAAGGGATTACCTTCCCGACATAACACGGCGTACGAAATGGCACGAGCAGGTGAAACCTCTGCAGGTAGGTGACGTGGTAGTAATTGTGGATCACGAGCACCCCAGAAACTGTTGGCCCAAGGGACGGGTCATTGGAGTAACCACCAGTGGAGGGCAAACTCGCAAGGCTACCGTGCAAACCGTTGGTGGGATCTACGAGCGACCAACCGTGAAGCTCGCGGTGTTAGATGTTCGGCGCGCGGAGGAGTAA